TACCTTTTGAGCGTGAATCTTGAGAATTGCTTCCCGACCAGATAAATCAGGACGGTCTACCAACACTTGGCGGTCAAAGCGACCTGGACGCAGCAATGCAGAATCAAGGCTTTCGGGGCGGTTGGTAGCTGCTAGGACAATCACCGTTGCATCACCAGCCGCAAACCCGTCCATCTCCGTTAGTAACTGGTTGAGGGTCTGTTCTCGCTCATCGTTACCACCGTAGAAGCCGTTACTGCTACGAGACTTACCGATCGCATCTAATTCATCAATGAATATAATACAAGGAGCCTGTTTCTTCGCCTGCTCAAACAAATCCCGCACTCTGGAAGAACCCACGCCGACGAACAATTCCACAAACTCGGAACCAGAGATACTGAAGAATGGAACTCCAGCTTCTCCTGCTACGGCTTTCGCTAAAAGTGTCTTCCCAGTACCCGGAGGGCCAACTAACAACACACCTTTAGGAATTCTTGCGCCAATTTGCGTAAAGCGTGCCGGAGTTTTGAGGAAATCCACAATTTCCACTAACTCAGTTTTTGCTTCTTCTACCCCAGCCACATCTGCAAAGGTGATTTTAGCTGATTCGCCTTCAACATAAACCTTAGCTTTGCTCTTACCAATAGAAAGCGCACCTTGAGGACCACCGCCGCCACCACGGGCGAGAAAGAACTGCCAAATCCCAATAAAAATCAGTGGTGGAATCACCCAACTTAAGAGGGTTGTAAACCAAGTATTTTTGGGTGGAGGTGTAGCAGCGAATTCAACTCCCTTTTCTTCTAGCAGTTTGGGTAACTCTAAATCAAAGATTGGTGTAGTTGCAAACACCGGACCCGGCTCGCCATTTTCTGTTTTTAGTTCGTAGAGAATCTGGTTTTGACCAACAGAAACGCGGTTGACTTCCCCTTCTTGTACTTGATGAATAAATAGGCTGTAAGGAACACCAGTAGGGCCAGAAGCAAATAAACCAGGCAAAAATAAATTTAAGAGCAGGAATAGCCCTGATACAGCCAGTAATATATTAGCAACGATCCGAAAACGAGGTGATTTAGGTTGTTCTTTAATTGCCATAGATGTTGTTACCAATCCTTAGAATGAAAACTATTGAGAATGTAACTTTATGGAAAAATTAGATATTTCCAGTCTAAATAATTCAAGCAGCTAGCTTATACTGTTTCCAACCAATCAAAAATTTGGGCTAACTGGTCTAGCGTTACCAGTCCATACTGCCAGAGGGTCATAGCCAGGAAGTTGGGGGTCTGCTCACAATGTCGCAAAGCAAGAGAAATTGCTCCACCCGAAATACCCAACTCTTCTTTTAAAAAATGCACCAATTGATCTGTAGCTTTCATCGCAATGTTAAATAATGTTAAATAAGTTTTATTTCTGAGAGAGTTTGACTTGTGTGATGCAATGTCCAGGTTGCATCGCAAAGTTGTTCAATTTGTCTTAGATCCTTAAGGATACTACCTATTTTCATAATTTCTCCTGTTTAGCAATGTCGCAGCATTTTTTATTTATGTAACTAAACTTAACAATTTAATTAATCTTTGGGAACTAACAAGCAAATACGGTTTACCGTACTCAAAGGCTTAATACCAATGGAAATGGGAAAATTTAATAGACTTCTTGGCATTTGTGGGGGAAGGAGTAAAGGGGAAAGGAATGAAATTTCCCCTTTACCTTCACCCTTTAACCTTTCCCCGACATCTTGCAAAAGTTACTTTTGCAAGATATCTAATGAACAGAACACCTTTAAAGAAGACGCAGAGATTGTGAGAAGAGAAGAGAAATCCTCCGTGTCCTCTTCCATATCTTTGCGTTATGTCAATACTTCCTGCTTTGTGCATTTTTAATTCGGAATCGGGTTTGGGGAAAAAGGTACTGGGTTTGGGTTAAAGGTTTTTTCTTGTTTTCCCCAAAACCCAATAAGTATTGCATCTACTTTTGTCTACTGAAGAGAAATTAATAGTTGCATACAATTAAAAACGCCTATTCCAAATAGTTGCCATAGTTATTTATACGCTCAAGGAGGGTGCTAGGGCTAAAGTTTTCGTCAGATCGTCAAGAAGAACGCGATCGCAGAGGTTAAACAATTCTATCTCGGTCTGCGTCTGTCGCATCAGCCGCAGGAAATGACCTTCAGTGTCAACACTCAGGGCAATGTAGTTGAGGAACATTTTCAGATAGCCTACACGCGATCGCTCTGGCATAGTTGCTGCTGTGGGTGTCTGCCATAAACGATCGATATAGTTGCGTACTTCTACTAAAGGAACGGGTGCGATCGGCTCGAAGCGCAAAGCTTGCCGAATTTGATTAAAAATCCAAGGATTGCCAATCGCCCAGCGCCCTACCATCACACCAGCCGCGCCCGTTTGAGAAAGCACTTCAATAGCAGTTTTTGCAGAGTTGATATTGCCATTGGCAAGTACTGGACAATCAACTCGTCTAACCGCTTCAGCAATCAAATCATATCTCACTGCCCCGTGGTACATATCTTTCACTGTGCGACCATGCAAACTCAACAAATCAATGTTGTGGCGATTGATTATATCTAGAATTTTGTAAAAGTTATCTGTATTTTCAAAGCCTACGCGCATCTTGACAGTCAAAGGGCGATCGTTCACTGCCTGCCGCAATTCTGCTAAAATCCGATCTACTTTTTCTGGTGAGAGCAACAACCCACCCCCAACATTTTTGCGATAGATTCTAGGTGCTGGACAGCCCATGTTCAAATCAACTCCAGCGATATTATAGCGACAGAGATCAATTGCTGTTCTTACTAAGTCTGGAATGCTTTCGCCAATCATTTGAGCAAAAACGGGGCGACCCGTGTCGTTTTCGGTGATTGCTGCCAGAATGTTACGATTGAGCCGTGAGGTATCATTGACGCGGAAATACTCGGTGAAGAAGTAGTCAGGGCTGCCGTAGTGGGCAATGACCTTCATAAACCAGAGGTTTGTCACATCCTGCATAGGCGCAAGAGCGGTGAGGGGTAGGTATGGATGGAGCGATTGGGGGAGCGATACCTGGGACGACATGAATATGAGAGCGTTTGACAAAGCATCACTCTATCAAAAAATGCTTACTAAAAGTTGTAACCTTCGTCAGTTTTGCTGTAGGTGTAGATGCGATATCTACGATGGTCACTGAGCTTCTTGTACTGAGCGCAGTCGTAAAGCCTACGGCATAACTACGCTTAGGGCGCAGCTTCTCGTAGAGAAGTATATCGTTCGTGCAGCGTCTTGTAGAGAAGTGCGGGCTACGCCTATGCTAGATAAAACTTGTAAGAGTTACACATCTGTTATCTATGTCAAATTAAGGTTAAAACCAGTAGGGACGCATAGATATACGTCTCTACAGCCAATTAATATCAAGTCCGGTCAATCACTTATGATTACCGCATCTGTGCAAAAATCGGAAAAGCTTCTTTCCCCCTGCTCCCTGCGGTCTAAATGATAAGTCTTTAGCCGGACACGATATAATTGGTTATCAAGATTTTAAAAGCGAGTATAAAATCTTGTATAGCAGCAAGCAAAACAAGAATCATACCAATTAATCCCTCCGCCTAAAATCACATATTGTTATTCTCTAGCAATGACAATATCGTTCGACTTAATGACTGCATAAGCTTCTTTTCCCTCAGATAGTTCTAACTCTTCTGCCGAAGCTCTGGTGATAATTGAGGTTAATTCTACTTTATGAATAATTTCCAGAGTTACCTCACTATTAACTGCTCCATAAACAACTCGTTTAACAACACCTTTAAGAATATTGCGAGAGCTAACTTTTAGTGATTTCTTGGGAATAGTACTTTCTATGCCAGGCTTTTGAGTATAGTAAATATCTTCCTGTTTTTCCTGCTGAGTTGGTGGTAATACTGTTCCTGACGAGTGCTGAGTGAGACTACGCACAAGTTCTCGCAAAATCTCAGTCTTGGTACGTTGAGACTGTTCGCAAAACTCCTCTAGAATCTTCCGCTCGTCCTCTGAGGTTTGAAATGTAACCCATCCTTGTTCTTTTCTTGGCATAATAATATTATTTATCAATTTTGGTTATCTTGGTAAGATTCTACCAACTATCAATTCGATATGTCGTTTTAGTAATAACATTTTTTTTGCGAGAATTTTCGGCATTTTTTGCAAAATAAATCAACTAATCCGATCTAAATAACTACATAAATATTTATTTTTTTGTAGTTACAAAATATTTTGTTCCTTGAAAATGTCTAAGCATCACTATCTTTATAGTAACTAGGATAGTATGATATTAGCCTATGGTATTTGTCGAGATAGCGATTGCAGGGGTAATCTGGCAGAAAATTCCACTGGCGTAGGCGTAGCCCGTCGCAGACATCGCGTGAGTGCCCTAGGATTATCTAACGTGAGTTCACAGCCGGGGGATGAAACACCTAAAATCGCGTTCTCAAGACCTGCGGAGTTTATTTGAGAACAATATCACCATTGAATACGTCGCAGAACCCCTTAAAGCTATGCCAGCTAATGCGGAGGTGACAGAAGTGCTGCATTGGATGCAGGCACAAAATTTTGATGTTATCGGCGTTGAGACAGGAGATATTATAAGCGGTTATGTAGAACGCTCCAGTTTGATTCAAGGTAAAAAAGGCAAGTGTGGCGACTATCAAAGGGTGTTTCATCCCAAAGAACTAATAGCCATTTCCACCCCACTGATAAAGTTGCTACCCATCCTGCAACAAACTCCACGATTGTTTGTCTTGGACTGCAATCAGGTAAGTGGTATTATTACATGTGGCGATTTGCAGAAAGCACCCGCGCGAATGCTGCTGTTTGGCTTGGTAACGCTCCTAGAAATGAATTTGCTGCGCCTGGTGCGGATTTACTATCCTCAAGATTCTTGGCAAAAAGTCCTCAAACCTGAGCGCTTAGAAGTTGCTCAACGGCTATGGCGAGAGAGTCAAGAAAGAAACGAAGCTACGGATTTGTTAGATTATCTGCAATTTTGTGATAAGCGAGAGTTGATTTTAAATCAGCCAGAACTTCTCCAGCAACTGGGATTAAAATCCAAACGGTTTGGTGAACGCTTCCTAAAGTCTGCTGAACAGTTGCGAAACCGATTAGCTCACGCCCAAAATTTAGTTAGTGGGTCCTCTTGGACAGAGTTGATTTCTCTAGCAGAGGCGATGGAAACGCTGTTAATTCTCTGTGAGGAAGTTGAGTGAAGTAGTCAGCTTTCCATAACACCATTGAACCAGCTTGTCAAATCCTCTGCTGTCGAGAAATCTAATAGCGCCTCTTAAGAGTTAAAGCATTAAGTAAGAAATATCAGAGTTTGCGATAATGTAAATGAGCTTTAACCTGGCTTGTTGAGTGAATCGCTAACTTGAGTACCTGTATAATTGGGAACCCAACCCTCTGCGATCGCAAAATAGCGTACTGCTTTGAAATTCAACGATGCAGTTGGACTGCACCAATGCTCAACGTCAGCGGGGATGTAAAGATAGTCTTGTGCCTGAACTAAAAGCTGTACCTGACTGCCATCAGGCCGCACGAAGCCATAGATCATTTCTCCTGCCAACACGTAGAGGGGTTCAGGCGCAGGATGAGTATGGTAACGGCCGTAGGTTGCTATTAGATGGTGAAGATTAAAGGAACCTGGATGCACATTTAACAAGTCACACCAGATAGCGCCATTTTCTTGCTGAAGAAATTCAAAAACGCTGTTATGGAGTTCTACACAATAATGTTTCTCCGATTCAGTTAAAACGTCCTGGCTTAACAGATTGGGGAAGAGTAGCGATGTTCCTGGATTGTAGTGTCTGAGTTGAATGCCAAAAGGCGCAAGTTCACGAGCTATTTCGCCTAAATCGCTCTCAATCGTACCGTCGTCAAGTAGTAGGTTAGCCATGACAAAAAGACTAATTAACTGTTAAGAAAAGTATACTCTATCTTTGAACTAAAAAATCACTATTCCCGACTGACAAACCGGGGAATAGGGAATGGGGAGCAGGAAAGGATTAGGGGACGAGGGGGACAAGGAGAAATTATTGAATAAGTCTCTTCTTTGTCTCTTCTCTATGCCCAATACCCAATACCCAATACCCAATACCCAATACCCAATACCCAATACCCATTTACAGAATATAATTTATCGCCAGAATGATGTTCATTGGTACCACCAGCATCTAAGCTAGTACGGGTGAACTATATACAGCATAAAATGTCTGACTTAATTCTGTTTTGGCATCGGCGCGATTTACGCATTTCTGACAACACGGGGCTGGCTGCGGCAAAACGGCGGAGTCCGAAGGTGGTGGGCGTGTTTTGCCTCGATCCACATATTCTAGAACGGGATGATGTTGCTCCTGTGAGAGTAACTTATATGATTGGCTGTTTGCAGAAACTCCAAGAGCGATATGCTCAAGTTGGTAGCCAGTTGTTAATACTCCACGCCGATCCTGTACAAGCTATACCAGCTTTAGCAGAGGCAATAAATGCCAAAGCTGTTTTTTGGAATTGGGATGTAGAACCTTATTCACAAGAACGCGATCGCACTATTATAAATGCCCTCAAAGAAAAAGGTATTGAGTTTCTTAATCAAAACTGGGATCAAATCCTCAACTCCCCAGATGAGATCCGCACCGGTGGTAACAGTCCTTACACAGTTTATACCCCCTTCTGGAAAAATTGGATTACCAAACCGAAAGCGAACCCAGTTGAAACACTGCAAAATGTTGAGGGATTAACAGAAGCTGAACAAGAAATTGCCAAACTTTCAGGTTCTTTGACATTACCTTCAGCGAAAGATTTAGGGTTTATTTGGGATGAACAATTAATTATTTCACCAGGAGAGGCGGCGGCACAAGAACGATTAGAAGAATTTACCAATAAAGCTATTACTGAATACCAAGAACAGAGAAATTTCCCCGCAGTTGACGGAACATCACAACTAAGTGCAGCATTAAAATTTGGCGTAATTGGCATTCGCACCGTTTGGCAAGCCACCATCGAAGCACTAGAAAATAGTCGCAGTGAGGAAACAGCAGTTAATATTCGCACATGGCAACAGGAATTAGCCTGGCGGGAGTTTTATCAACATGCAATGTATAACTTCCCGGAATTAGCTGATGGTGCTTTCCGCGACACCTTTAAGAACTTTCCTTGGGAAACTAATGAAGAACATTTCCAAGCTTGGTGTGAAGGAAGAACTGGCTACCCCATTGTGGATGCAGCAATGCGCCAGATGAATGAAAGTGGCTGGATGCACAACCGTTGTCGAATGATTGTTGCTAGTTTCCTTACCAAAGACTTGCTAATTAATCCCCAATTGGGAGAAAAATACTTTATGAAGCACCTGATTGATGGTGATTTATCTGCTAATAATGGCGGTTGGCAATGGAGTGCTTCTAGTGGTATGGATCCGAAACCTGTGCGAATTTTCAACCCAGCTAGTCAAACACAAAAATTTGATCCAGAAGGGGAATATATTCGGCAATGGGTATCAGAATTAAGGTCTGTAGATACAGAATATTTAGTTACTGGGAAAATTCCACCTTTAGAACGTCATGCTGTTGGCTATCCTGACCCAATTGTGGATCATAAAATACAACAAAACCAGTTTAAACTGCGTTATCAACAACAAAAAAATACTAGTGGTGGTGAGTAAGATAGTTGGTTTTTAATATTTATTCATAGCATCTCTGGCTAATCAAACTTACTTCAAAAACTTTTGTAGTCAGGACTTCAGTCTTGATTTTGCTCGCGTAGCGTCTCGGAGAAAGGACTAAAGTCTTTACTACTAGGACTTACGCAAAAAACCTCTCAAACTCTTATTCCTCCGTGTCCTCTGCGTCCTCTGTGGTTCGATTTTCCGTTGCTTGTGCGTAAGTCCTGACTACAAACATATCAAATATTTTAACGGGTATCAGATTACGTCTTGATAGGTACACGAGAAATTGTCCATAAGATGAGCAAAAAGATTAAGTAAATTGTGCCAACCAATCCAAACTCAATCAGAGGAATATAGGTTACTTCGTAAATTCTGCCCAAGCCGCGTTCAGTAAGTCCATAAACGACCATTACACTGACTAAAAAGGCTGCGTAGATAGCACGTTTAGTCCAGATACCAACAGGTAGACCGTGGAGTTGGGTAAGTACTAAAATGCCAAGAAAACCAAAGAGAAATGTTGGCCACTTGCTTTGTCCTAGCATCAAAGACACAACTACACTATGTAAAAGCACTGAAATTTCTAAAGTGAATGTCCACCAACGGTTGACATGGGCGCGGTTAAATATCAACGACGATTGGAGGAGAAGCAAGAACATATAGAGGAAACCAATTAAATGCCCTACAGTCGCTTCCATTGGATGATACCAGAAGGTGTAGATGGCGGCAAAGGAGAAAAAGTAGCCGTGGTACAGCTTGATAATTTGCAAAAACTGTTGATGGAATGGAACAGAATTGCCAAAAAACAAACCGCGTCGAGGCGTTTCTAAAATCAGTACGAACACCAGTAACAGTACAACTGCACCTTGAGAAGCCCAAATTGAAGTATCTTGAGCGAGAGCATCGTACCAAATATAGGTCTGGAAGAAGTGTAAAGCGATGAATATACCATTGATGGCAAGCATGAGATAATTTATCGGGTGCAGGGCTGATTTGTATTTCAACTGCGATCGCTGCGCCCACAAGATACACGCCCAGATGCTAAACTGATGCCCAATGTACATACCCCAAGCCGTCGCTCGACTCCAAAAGGTTGGTTGGGGAAGCTTCCAGTAGTACCAGTTTAATCCTTGGTCAGGAAGTTTGATGATGCTTGCAGGAATGCTCCCACCGATCCAAATTGCGTAGGTCAGGAGGATGCTTACAAAGATGCCTAAAAATAATACTCGGCGACCTGTCATATTATTAATTCGTAATTCGTAATGACGCTCGAACACTCGCTAACGCTGCGCTAACGTAATTCGTAATGTTTAATAACAAGAGGAGAATAACCCTCTCAAAGTCCTCCTTTTTAAGGAGGATTTAGGAGGATCTAAAGTTTTGGATACATCAGCAATAACTTTAGATCCTCTAATGCCTGGATTGTCAGGCTATACGTTCTTTGTTTGATTCAGATGCACTTTTAGTAACTCGTAAACTAAGAGCCAAAGCTACTATCATTACTAAAAATCCGCTCAAAAAAGGAGAATCACTCCCAAATTTCATAAAACTAATCCCTGCCCAAGTTGGCCCAACGATGCGTGCTAAGGCAGAACAAGAACTGGCAATTCCTAATATTTGCCCTTGCTCTTCTGGGGCTGTCATCTGGGAAATTAGGCTATTCAATATTGGTTGACTGACACTAATTCCCCATGCAACAAGTGTAGTAGCGACCAACAATAAAATTAAGCTTTGTGAGAATCCAATTAGCAGTAATCCTAAACCTAAACCTAATATCCCCAGGGTAAGTAATTTGATTTCACCAAAGTGTTTCTTGAGAAATCCGATTAGTCCTCCTTGAACGATTGTGCTAACAATCCCCATGAAAGCAAAAAGATAACTAGTTTGTTGAGGGCCCCAGTTTAATTGCTGCTTAGACCATAAAGCTAATGTAGAGTCCATAGCTGCAACTGCAAAGGTAACAAAAAAGTAGATGCCTACAAGCACACAAAACTGTGGACGCTGTGACAGTTGTAATAAGTTCAGCCGTCGCCTGCGGTGGCGATTAGCTTGCATTTTGGCTTTAGTCTCAGAATTTAGAGACTCAGGAAGTAACGTTAAAGCACAAAGCAATGCGAATAAAGATAATCCACCTGAGAACAACGACGGTAAATGAAAGTTAGCGTTGTCTGGATCTGACCCGATGAGAAAACCTCCAATAGCTGGGCCAAGAATGAAGCCAAGACCAAAAGCTGCTCCGATTATGCCCATACCACGGGCTCGATTAGCTGGCGTGGTAATATCTGCAATGTATGCCTGAGCAGTACTAATATTTCCTGCCATAATTCCCGCAAGACTACGAGCAAGAAACAACATCCATAATGAGTTAGCAAAGCCTAAGCCTGCGTATGCTATTACAGAACCGAATAAGGTCAGTAATAAAATCGGACGACGACCGTAGCGATCGCTAAATCTGCCCCATAATGGTGCAAATAAAAACTGCATTAAAGAATAAATAGCTACAAGTAGAGTGGCTTCATTAGGTTTTGCGCCGAATTGTTCAGCATATAAAGGCAGTATCGGCAGAATAATTCCAAAGCCCAACAGGTCTATAAATACAGTCAAAAATAAGACCAATATAGGCCTGCTATTATTTTTGCTCTCCATAGTGCAATTCCCTTTTCTAAAAAATATGTGTAACTTTGATGGGTTGTATGTACAGCAGGGAATCCTGGCCTGTAAAGACCTATTGAATGCAATCAGTAATCAGTTCAAGCAAAATGCGTGAATTTGAGCGTGATTAAGCGAAATAGCGTGGAATAAACCCATTATAAAAATTAAGCCAGTAATACTACTAATAAAAGCAACTACGATCTCGTGCTTCCGTATAGCTTTTTGTATCTTGGCTTCTATGATGTGTTCGACTTCTTTGTATGACATTGACTTTAATTTGGCTAAAGCTCAAAATGTTGTGGAACTTACCTCTGATAGAAGTTGGAGTATGTCTGGAACTTCAAACTTCTTTAATCACGAGCTATTTCGACGCTGTGTGAGCCTCAAAATAATTCGTAATTGTTCGTGACGTTAACGAGTTTTTCTAACGTCATTCGTACTTACAATCAGCGTTAGATTGATTTCCGTAACATAAATTACCCGATCGATCTATTGGGCAGGGTAAATGCATCTAAAGTATAAGAATCCTTTAAGAGCAAAGGTTTTGACGTTTTTTGAATTAGCCTATTTTTCGTCAAGATCCTTATACAGCAAGAATTTCTGAAATACCGTGCGATCGCCCTGACCTATTGAGTTAGTTCTGATTCCCTAATGGGAAAATGATTCTTTGATCTGGTAATTTTTTATTCAGAAATGTCCTTAGCTCTAGACTAATCACTGATCGTGACACGAGAAAGCGAATCCGCGTACCTATTGCTACGGGGATCTTACTACTCAAAGTGTCTTGGAAAGAGTATGTTGTAGACGACCCAATTAAAGATTTTGGTGTGGGCTACTGTACCCTCTTCCAAATTACGAATTAGAATTAACTATTTGGCTAAGTTACGTTGGCGTAGCTTCAAAACAGCGCCGGAAACACCAAAAGCTAATATCGCCAAGGTATAAGTCGATTCGGGAACTGCAAGAATACTTACCTGATTAATGGCCAAACCGAATTGTGGAGCAGAACTACTAAAAACTAGCCGTGAGATGTTTGGAGTGTCACTACGAACTCCCAAGAACACTGCCGAATTATCTAATGCTAAGGACGAAATATTTGGAACTGAGAAACTAGCCAACAGGTTATTGGTGCTATCAAAAGCGTTGAGAAAAGTTTCAATTTTCAATTTACTACTGTCTATAGCTATCTGAGCCCCAGCACCGAAAACAGGCTGGGCAAAACTAATTGTTAAAGGTTCACCGTTACCCTTAGTACCAGGATCGGGAGTACCAGGAGGAAGAGGGATAAAACCTGTTGGATCTATACCTCCAAAGAGAATAAAGTCACCTAAAGCGAAGTTACTCCGAATTCCAGGGGAAGGTAAAGTTTGAAAAATAAATGGTGGAGTAACCCGAGGATTATTAGTTGGAGCTATATTTATATCTAACCCTAAACCACCTTGGGATGTTGTTGAGAAAGAATTAGGTAAAAAAACAGAAAAGTCAGGAGCAGAGGGATTGAATACTTTACCTAAGCTTCCCCAATTGACTTGATCGTTGCCTTCTAAACCAGCGCGTTCCGTTACTAAAAATGTAGCTGCGTTAACTGGTAATGGTAAAAATGTGACTATAGCTGCAATTACTGTTAAATATTTTACAGACAGCTTCTTGAATAATGGATTGATTGTAAATTGCACCAAGCTCACTCCTTAATTTTGTAGAATAATATCATTAAAATAGAATAATTCAACACCAAAAATTAAACAGTATGTTGTTCATGGCAAACGCATCGGGTTTATAAAACTCCTGCTATATAAGCTTCTTAGAGAGAAAATAGCCTAGATTTTCAAACGCTAACCCCCTTACTGTTAAAGGATTATTATACCTTGGAT
The Nostoc punctiforme PCC 73102 genome window above contains:
- the ftsH4 gene encoding ATP-dependent zinc metalloprotease FtsH; the protein is MAIKEQPKSPRFRIVANILLAVSGLFLLLNLFLPGLFASGPTGVPYSLFIHQVQEGEVNRVSVGQNQILYELKTENGEPGPVFATTPIFDLELPKLLEEKGVEFAATPPPKNTWFTTLLSWVIPPLIFIGIWQFFLARGGGGGPQGALSIGKSKAKVYVEGESAKITFADVAGVEEAKTELVEIVDFLKTPARFTQIGARIPKGVLLVGPPGTGKTLLAKAVAGEAGVPFFSISGSEFVELFVGVGSSRVRDLFEQAKKQAPCIIFIDELDAIGKSRSSNGFYGGNDEREQTLNQLLTEMDGFAAGDATVIVLAATNRPESLDSALLRPGRFDRQVLVDRPDLSGREAILKIHAQKVKLGNDVDLKAIATRTPGFAGADLANLVNEAALLAARNLRESVAQEDFAEAIERVVAGLEKKSRVMNETEKKIVAYHEVGHAMVGALTTGNGRVEKISIIPRGMAALGYTLQLPTEDRFLMNEDELRGQIATLLGGRSAEEIVFNSITTGASNDLQRATDLAERMVTSYGMSKVLGPLAYQQGQQSMFLGNGGANPRRAVSEDTSKAIDSEVKEIVETAHEQALEILRQNRDLLEAIATQLLETEVIEGEKLHDLLSQVKPVTHS
- a CDS encoding DUF2949 domain-containing protein, yielding MKATDQLVHFLKEELGISGGAISLALRHCEQTPNFLAMTLWQYGLVTLDQLAQIFDWLETV
- a CDS encoding tRNA-dihydrouridine synthase family protein, with the translated sequence MSSQVSLPQSLHPYLPLTALAPMQDVTNLWFMKVIAHYGSPDYFFTEYFRVNDTSRLNRNILAAITENDTGRPVFAQMIGESIPDLVRTAIDLCRYNIAGVDLNMGCPAPRIYRKNVGGGLLLSPEKVDRILAELRQAVNDRPLTVKMRVGFENTDNFYKILDIINRHNIDLLSLHGRTVKDMYHGAVRYDLIAEAVRRVDCPVLANGNINSAKTAIEVLSQTGAAGVMVGRWAIGNPWIFNQIRQALRFEPIAPVPLVEVRNYIDRLWQTPTAATMPERSRVGYLKMFLNYIALSVDTEGHFLRLMRQTQTEIELFNLCDRVLLDDLTKTLALAPSLSV
- a CDS encoding TOBE domain-containing protein, whose amino-acid sequence is MPRKEQGWVTFQTSEDERKILEEFCEQSQRTKTEILRELVRSLTQHSSGTVLPPTQQEKQEDIYYTQKPGIESTIPKKSLKVSSRNILKGVVKRVVYGAVNSEVTLEIIHKVELTSIITRASAEELELSEGKEAYAVIKSNDIVIARE
- a CDS encoding 1,2-dihydroxy-3-keto-5-methylthiopentene dioxygenase, which codes for MANLLLDDGTIESDLGEIARELAPFGIQLRHYNPGTSLLFPNLLSQDVLTESEKHYCVELHNSVFEFLQQENGAIWCDLLNVHPGSFNLHHLIATYGRYHTHPAPEPLYVLAGEMIYGFVRPDGSQVQLLVQAQDYLYIPADVEHWCSPTASLNFKAVRYFAIAEGWVPNYTGTQVSDSLNKPG
- a CDS encoding deoxyribodipyrimidine photo-lyase, 8-HDF type, which produces MSDLILFWHRRDLRISDNTGLAAAKRRSPKVVGVFCLDPHILERDDVAPVRVTYMIGCLQKLQERYAQVGSQLLILHADPVQAIPALAEAINAKAVFWNWDVEPYSQERDRTIINALKEKGIEFLNQNWDQILNSPDEIRTGGNSPYTVYTPFWKNWITKPKANPVETLQNVEGLTEAEQEIAKLSGSLTLPSAKDLGFIWDEQLIISPGEAAAQERLEEFTNKAITEYQEQRNFPAVDGTSQLSAALKFGVIGIRTVWQATIEALENSRSEETAVNIRTWQQELAWREFYQHAMYNFPELADGAFRDTFKNFPWETNEEHFQAWCEGRTGYPIVDAAMRQMNESGWMHNRCRMIVASFLTKDLLINPQLGEKYFMKHLIDGDLSANNGGWQWSASSGMDPKPVRIFNPASQTQKFDPEGEYIRQWVSELRSVDTEYLVTGKIPPLERHAVGYPDPIVDHKIQQNQFKLRYQQQKNTSGGE
- a CDS encoding MFS transporter; the protein is MTVFIDLLGFGIILPILPLYAEQFGAKPNEATLLVAIYSLMQFLFAPLWGRFSDRYGRRPILLLTLFGSVIAYAGLGFANSLWMLFLARSLAGIMAGNISTAQAYIADITTPANRARGMGIIGAAFGLGFILGPAIGGFLIGSDPDNANFHLPSLFSGGLSLFALLCALTLLPESLNSETKAKMQANRHRRRRLNLLQLSQRPQFCVLVGIYFFVTFAVAAMDSTLALWSKQQLNWGPQQTSYLFAFMGIVSTIVQGGLIGFLKKHFGEIKLLTLGILGLGLGLLLIGFSQSLILLLVATTLVAWGISVSQPILNSLISQMTAPEEQGQILGIASSCSALARIVGPTWAGISFMKFGSDSPFLSGFLVMIVALALSLRVTKSASESNKERIA